Within the Lentimicrobiaceae bacterium genome, the region AAACTCAGTAACACGTTCAACTTCGTGTGTGTCAACAAAGGCACATTGAAGCCGGATGAGGTCGCTTCCTGTTGAGAGTAGCATATCGCCACGTCCCACCAGTTGATCGGCTCCACCGGAATCGAGTATGGTTCTTGAATCAATTTTTGAAATAACCCTGAATGCAATCCGGGCAGGAAAATTAGCTTTGATGGAACCTGTAATTATGTTAACAGAAGGACGTTGTGTAGCAATAACCAGGTGAATGCCTACTGCTCTGGCTAATTGCGCCAGCCGGGTCAGGGGAACTTCAATTTCTTTACCGGATGTCATGATAAGGTCGGCAAACTCATCAATTACCAGTACGATATAGGGCAGAAAACGATGCCCATGCAGGGGATTTAGTTTTCGTGCAAGAAATTTGGTATTATATTCCTTAATATTCCTTACTTGTGCATCCTTCAGTAGGTCGTAGCGGTTATCCATTTCTATTCCTAAGGAATTGAGTGTACGAACTACCTGCCGGGTATCGGTTATAATGGCTTCTTCCGAATCGGGCAATTTTGCAAGGTAATGTCTCTCAATTTTTGAATACAGTGTCAATTCTACTTTTTTTGGGTCAACCATCACAAATTTGAGTTGTGAGGGATGTTTTTTATAAAGCAATGACGTGATAATGGCATTCAGTCCTACCGATTTACCCTGACCGGTAGCTCCTGCCATTAAAATATGGGGAAGACGGGTAAGGTCAACTACAAAAGCTTCATTGGCAATAGTTTTTCCAATGCCAAAAGGTAATTCGTATTTTGAGGTTACAAATTTTTCGGAGGATAAAATCGAACGCATGGAAACAATTTCTGGATGCTGGTTCGGGACTTCAATACCGATGGTGCCTTTACCGGGAATGGGGGCAATGATACGGATACCTAAAGCGGAAAGGCTTAATGCGATATCGTCTTCGAGGTTTTTAATTCTCGAAATCCTGACTCCGGGAGTAGGTATTATTTCGTACAGGGTTACTGTCGGTCCAATAGTAGCTTTAATTTTATCAATGCCAATAGCATAATGGCTTAAAGTTTCAACAATTTTATTTTTATTGGCTTCCAGTTCTTCTTTTTGCACTTTAATAACCCCGTTGCTGTATTCGTCTAACAGCTCGAGGGGCGGGTTTTGATAATCACAAAGTTCAAGCGTGGGGTCGTAAGGCTCATCAACAGAAAAATGGATTTTTTCGGATGAAGGGGGCTCTTTTCCGGTATCCTTATTGCCCGTTTTTTCTGAATAATTTTCAATGCTAAATTCTACGTTTTGTTTGGGATAATTAGTTTTTTTTTCAATTAATTCCGATGGAAGCTCATCCCTGTCATCTTCGTCGGGGAACGATTGAGAGGTTTTCAATGTGTTTTCAGAAACAGATTTTTCGTCTTCCTCTTTCACTGCAAATTCTAAGGTATTGTACTTGTCTTCTTTTTTATACCCGGAATTTGAAAAGGGTGATTCTTCTTCATCCGTTCCGGGCGTAATTTCCCCTTTTGGGGTTTTAAGCCAGTTGAAGGAAACATTATAAACGATGATTAAAAATGCTATTAACAGGAAAAATATTAAAATCCCGCTACCTGATTTTCCTAAAAGACCATGGAGCCAGGTTGCCGTTTCGATTCCGATGACGCCTCCAAGTATAGAAAAATCGGAATGTGGGAATATGAAACCCATTGCACACGAAATCCATACTAAACCAAAAAGAGAATATTTAATTAATTTTGAAATGGATATAAATCTGGCTCCCAACCAATGCATGCCTGTAAAAAAAACAACAGGTACAAAAAGCAACGAAGCTATGCCGAATCCTGATTTGATACAAAAATAAGAAATCACGGCGCCAAATCTGCCTGCCCAGTTGTGAATGGGGTCGGGGTAATTATTAAAAATTTTGGAAAGGGTCAGGTTGTCAGTAAAATTTTCATCACTGTCCCAGCTAAACCATGTAAACAAATAAGAAACAAAGGCAATTAATATAAAAAGTGCAAAGAAAATACAAAAAACACCTGCAGTTTTCCTGAATCTTTCATCTTTAAAAAAGGAAAAATCTAATTTAATAGGTTGGTCATCTGTTTTTTTCTTCTTGGGTTTTGCCGGAACGGCTAACTCATTTTTAAACGTATTTTTCTTTAATTGATTATTTGTAACGGGCATCGGCTTCTTCTTTGAAGGGCAAAGGTAATAATTATTGTAGCATTAATTAATTTCACCCGAAAGGCTTACAGGTAATAAAAACTATATTTCGGCATCATTCAAGTTTCATATCTTCAATAATATGCCTTATGCGTTTCTCCATTTCAGTATTCATTCTGTCGAATTCATTTTTGTTGCTCAAAGTGCCTTTGACTCCAAAATAGAATTTTATCTTTGGTTCTGTTCCCGAAGGTCGTGCAGTAATTTTACTCCCGTCTTCGAGGAAAAACTGTAAAACGTTTGAGCGGGGAAGTTCTATGGGCTTTTCCTGTTTTTTCAACAGGTCGAACTCTTTTTGCAATGCATAGTCTTTTATCGCAATTACTTTCGAGCCAGCTATGCTTACCGGAGGTGAATTGCGGAAATTCTGCATTATTTCTGCAATTTTTTCAGCTCCGCTTTTCCCTTTTATGGTAAGTGAATGCAATTTCTCAAGATAAAAGCCATAGGTGCAATACATATCGAGTAGGATGTCGAAAAATGATTTGCCCTGTGCAACAGCCCAGGCAGCCGTTTCGGCTATCATACAACAGGAAATTACAGCATCCTTATCGCGGACAAAATCACCTACGAGATAACCATAGCTTTCTTCACCTCCGCCAATAAAAGTTTTTTTACCTTCAAATTTTTTAATGATTTCGGCAATGTATTTAAATCCGGTAAGTACATCAAAATATTCAACCCCATTTTGGATTGCAATATTTGCAATCAATTCTGATGTAACAATGGTTTTCACAATAAACTCGTTACCGGTAAGTTTGCCGTTTTGCTTCCATTTTTCAATGAGATAATAAATTAGTACAGAAGCGGTTTGGTTGCCATTTAATAATACAAATTCCCCACGATGGTTTTTTACGGCAACACCTACGCGGTCGGCGTCAGGGTCGGAAGCAAGAACGATATCTGCCTGAATTTCCATGGCTTTCAGCAATGCAAGGCGCATGGCATCCGGTTCTTCGGGATTGGGTGATTTTACCGTCGGAAAATTTCCATCCGGTTTTTTCTGGCTTTCAAGAATATTAACATTTATAAACCCGAATGCTTTAAGGCAACGTGGAACCAATTGTATTCCCGAACCATGAATAGGAGTGTACAAAATTTTCATATCATGCATCCGGCTTACAACTTCAGGAGACAGTGACAATTGCTTAACCTTTTGAGTGTAGGCTGCATCAACCTCTTCACCGATTATGGTAATTAAATCAGGTATGGCATCGAATTTTACCTCCGACAGGTCTTTTATTTTTTCCACCTCAGTGATGACATTTTTATCGTGTGGGGCAACGAGTTGTCCTCCATCATTTCCATACACTTTATAGCCGTTATATTCCTTCGGGTTATGTGAAGCGGTAATTACTATTCCACTATGACAACGAAAAAACCTGATGGCAAACGAAAGTTCTGGGGTAGGGCGGAGGCTGTCGAACAGAAAAACACGCATCCCGTTTCCTGAAAGTACATCGGCAGCAATACGGGCAAAATAATCGCTGTTAAGACGCGAATCGTAAGCAATTGCCACCCTGATTTCCTTTTCTGACAGATAAAGTATTTTCAAATAGTTAGCCAATCCCTGGGTTGCCATGCCTACGGTATATTTATTCATCCTGTTGGTTCCAGCCCCCATTATTCCCCGGAGCCCTCCCGTACCGAATTCGAGATTGCTGTAAAAAGAATCTATAAGTTCATTAACATCATTATCAATGAGGTATTGTACTTGTTTACGGGTTTCCTCGTCAAAAACAGGAGATAACCATGCAGTGGCTTTTGCAATGATTTCTTTTTCCATAGCTTTCTTTTTTAATGTAAACTATAAATTTTCGATACACTTTATTAGACTATCCTTCCAGTAAGGTATTGTAATTCCGTAAGTATTTTTTATTTTCGATTTATTTAAAACACTGTAATACGGACGCGGAGCAGGCAGAAAGTAATCCTTTGTTTCAATCGGTATTACTTTGCAGTAGAGGTGACTCAATTCAACTATTTCTTTTGCAAAATCGTACCAACTGCAAACTCCTTCATTGGAATAATGAAAGAGCTCGAAAGCATTGTTGCTTTTGAGTGAGAGTATTTGCAAAATTGCCTCTGCCAAGTCGCCTGCATAGGTAGGGGCTCCCACCTGGTCGAAAATAATACGGACTTCCGGATTTTCGGAAGCTAACCTGCGAATGGTTTTTACGAAGTTGTTTCCGAAGGTGGAATACAGCCATGAGGTGCGTATTACCAATGCCCTGCAACCTGTTTCTGTAACTACTTTTTCGCCTTTGAGTTTGGTTTTTCCATAGATGCCTTGTGGTGCCACAGAGTCAGTTTCTATATACGGACGGTAATTCATGCCATCAAATACATAATCGGTGGAAACATGTACCAGCAGCATGTTATGCGCTAAAGCGGTTTCTGCAAGGTTTTTTACGGCAGTACAGTTTACAAGATATGCTGTGTTTGCATCCGTTTCTGCTTTATCCACGGCGGTATATGCAGCGCAATTGATTATAACTCCGAAATTTTTCCCTTCGCAGTAGGCGTTCAGTTTTTCCTTCGAAGTAATGTCGAGTTCGGCAATATCGGTAAAGTCGAATGTAAAGTTGGGAAATGCCGGAGCTAATTTTCGTATTTCGTTGCCAAGTTGTCCGTTGCTCCCAGTTACAAGAATATTCATAATTAATTAGTAACGTCAGTTAATGATTTCTCTAAAGTAAAGTATGGTTTTTTTCAAACCTTCGTCCAGCGGGATGTTGGGTTTCCAGTTAAGCAGGTTTTGCGCCATTGTAATATCGGGTTTACGTTGTAACGGATCGTCGGAGGGAAGGGGTTCAAATACCAGTTTTGATTTCGAACCGATAAGCTCTATAACCCTTTGAGCTAATTCGAGAATTGTAAATTCGCCGGGGTTACCAATATTAACCGGACCAGTTATTTCGTCGCCGGTGTTCATCAGTTTTATCATCCCTTCGAGCAGATCGTCAACATAACAAAAACTACGGGTTTGTGAGCCGTCTCCATAAATGGTGATGTTCTTATTTTGCAAAGCCTGCACTATAAAATTGGAAACCACCCTTCCGTCGTTGGGATGCATACGGGGTCCATAGGTGTTAAATATCCGCATGATCTTTATCCGGACATTATTTTGCCTGTGGTAATTCATAAACAAGGTTTCGGCGCAGCGTTTTCCCTCGTCATAGCAGGCGCGGATGCCAATCGGGTTAACATGTCCCCAGTAATCTTCAGTTTGTGGATGTATCTGTGGGTCGCCATATACTTCGCTGGTGGAAGCCTGCAGTATTTTAGCCCGGATACGTTTGGCTAATCCCAGCATGTTGATGGCACCCATAACCGAAGTTTTTACGGTTTTAATAGGGTTGTACTGGTAATGAATGGGAGATGCCGGACAGGCGAGGTTATAAATCTCATCCACTTCGATAAAGAAAGGCGTTGTTACATCGTGCCGTATCAGTTCGAAATAGGGATTATCAATTAAATGTACAATATTGCGTTTCTGACCCGTAAAATAATTATCGAGGCAGATAACTTCGTTTCCTTCATTGAGGAGTCGTTCGCAAAGATGAGAGCCTAAAAACCCGGCGCCTCCGGTAACCAATATCCGTTTTCCCATAAAAAATATTTTAAAACTCGCAATAAGCCAGTTGGTCTTAACGATAAGCAATTATTGCCTGCTATCGGATTACGGTTTTGTTGCGGGTTTATGAGTTAATTATTTATTAGTATTAATTCCTATGCAGAAATAGTCGAATCCTGCCGATTGCATCTCCTGTGGATCGTAAATGTTACGACCATCGAATACCACAGATTTTTTCATCAGTTTTTTCATTACGTTGACATTGGGGAAGCGGAATTCCGTCCATTCCGTAACAAGGAAAAGGGCGTCGGCATCAATCAGTATTTCGTACTGATCTTTTCCGTATTCAACTTTTTCGTTGATGCGACGCTGGGCTTCATGCATGGCTACGGGATCATACACTTTTACTTTACAACCGGCTTTAATCAGTTTTTCAATTAATACAAGTGCAGGTGCTTCGCGCATATCGTCAGTTTGTGGTTTGAACGACAATCCCCATAGTGCAATGGTCTTTCCTTTTAGCTTATCATCGTAATATTTCATTAATTTATTGAAAAGAATTGATTTTTGATCATCATTTACTTCCTCTACCGCCTGCAAAACCCGCATGGGATACCCGTTGTCGTTGGCAGTTTTTATTAATGCTTTCACATCTTTTGGGAAGCACGAACCGCCATAACCTATACCGGGATAAATAAATTTGTTCCCGATACGTGAATCGCTGCCAATACCTCTACGAACCTGGTTGACATCAGCCCCCATTATTTCGCAAAGGTTGGCGATGTCGTTCATGAAACTGATTTTGGTAGCAAGCATAGAGTTAGCTGCATATTTTGTCATTTCGGCAGAAGGAACATCCATAAAAATAACAGGATGACCATTAAGAGTAAAAGGTTTGTATAAACGGCGCATAATATCTTCAGCCTTTGCCGATTCAACGCCCACCACGATACGGTCGGGACGCATAAAGTCTTCGATGGCATTACCTTCTTTCAGAAATTCAGGATTGGAAGCCACATCAAACTCAATGTTTACACCCCGTTTGTCTAACTCTTCCTGGATGGCATTGCGTACTTTTTTGGCGGTTCCTACCGGAACAGTGCTTTTGGTTACCATCAGCAGGTATTTATTCATATGCTTTCCTACCGTTTTAGCTACATCGAGCACATATTTCAAGTCGGCACTGCCATCTTCGTCGGGCGGGGTACCTACGGCACTAAAAATAACATCTGTGTCGTTAAGGCAGGAAGAAAGGTCAGTAGTAAATTTCAGCCTTCCTTTTTTAACATTGCGTTCTATCATTTCGTCCAGCCCGGGTTCGTAAATAGGGGATATGCCCTTTTCGAGGT harbors:
- a CDS encoding SDR family oxidoreductase, whose product is MGKRILVTGGAGFLGSHLCERLLNEGNEVICLDNYFTGQKRNIVHLIDNPYFELIRHDVTTPFFIEVDEIYNLACPASPIHYQYNPIKTVKTSVMGAINMLGLAKRIRAKILQASTSEVYGDPQIHPQTEDYWGHVNPIGIRACYDEGKRCAETLFMNYHRQNNVRIKIMRIFNTYGPRMHPNDGRVVSNFIVQALQNKNITIYGDGSQTRSFCYVDDLLEGMIKLMNTGDEITGPVNIGNPGEFTILELAQRVIELIGSKSKLVFEPLPSDDPLQRKPDITMAQNLLNWKPNIPLDEGLKKTILYFREIIN
- a CDS encoding UDP-glucose/GDP-mannose dehydrogenase family protein gives rise to the protein MKIVIVGTGYVGLVTGTCFTEVGIEVTCVDIDIQKIQNLEKGISPIYEPGLDEMIERNVKKGRLKFTTDLSSCLNDTDVIFSAVGTPPDEDGSADLKYVLDVAKTVGKHMNKYLLMVTKSTVPVGTAKKVRNAIQEELDKRGVNIEFDVASNPEFLKEGNAIEDFMRPDRIVVGVESAKAEDIMRRLYKPFTLNGHPVIFMDVPSAEMTKYAANSMLATKISFMNDIANLCEIMGADVNQVRRGIGSDSRIGNKFIYPGIGYGGSCFPKDVKALIKTANDNGYPMRVLQAVEEVNDDQKSILFNKLMKYYDDKLKGKTIALWGLSFKPQTDDMREAPALVLIEKLIKAGCKVKVYDPVAMHEAQRRINEKVEYGKDQYEILIDADALFLVTEWTEFRFPNVNVMKKLMKKSVVFDGRNIYDPQEMQSAGFDYFCIGINTNK
- a CDS encoding phospho-sugar mutase, which encodes MEKEIIAKATAWLSPVFDEETRKQVQYLIDNDVNELIDSFYSNLEFGTGGLRGIMGAGTNRMNKYTVGMATQGLANYLKILYLSEKEIRVAIAYDSRLNSDYFARIAADVLSGNGMRVFLFDSLRPTPELSFAIRFFRCHSGIVITASHNPKEYNGYKVYGNDGGQLVAPHDKNVITEVEKIKDLSEVKFDAIPDLITIIGEEVDAAYTQKVKQLSLSPEVVSRMHDMKILYTPIHGSGIQLVPRCLKAFGFINVNILESQKKPDGNFPTVKSPNPEEPDAMRLALLKAMEIQADIVLASDPDADRVGVAVKNHRGEFVLLNGNQTASVLIYYLIEKWKQNGKLTGNEFIVKTIVTSELIANIAIQNGVEYFDVLTGFKYIAEIIKKFEGKKTFIGGGEESYGYLVGDFVRDKDAVISCCMIAETAAWAVAQGKSFFDILLDMYCTYGFYLEKLHSLTIKGKSGAEKIAEIMQNFRNSPPVSIAGSKVIAIKDYALQKEFDLLKKQEKPIELPRSNVLQFFLEDGSKITARPSGTEPKIKFYFGVKGTLSNKNEFDRMNTEMEKRIRHIIEDMKLE
- the rfbD gene encoding dTDP-4-dehydrorhamnose reductase; this encodes MMNILVTGSNGQLGNEIRKLAPAFPNFTFDFTDIAELDITSKEKLNAYCEGKNFGVIINCAAYTAVDKAETDANTAYLVNCTAVKNLAETALAHNMLLVHVSTDYVFDGMNYRPYIETDSVAPQGIYGKTKLKGEKVVTETGCRALVIRTSWLYSTFGNNFVKTIRRLASENPEVRIIFDQVGAPTYAGDLAEAILQILSLKSNNAFELFHYSNEGVCSWYDFAKEIVELSHLYCKVIPIETKDYFLPAPRPYYSVLNKSKIKNTYGITIPYWKDSLIKCIENL
- a CDS encoding DNA translocase FtsK — protein: MPVTNNQLKKNTFKNELAVPAKPKKKKTDDQPIKLDFSFFKDERFRKTAGVFCIFFALFILIAFVSYLFTWFSWDSDENFTDNLTLSKIFNNYPDPIHNWAGRFGAVISYFCIKSGFGIASLLFVPVVFFTGMHWLGARFISISKLIKYSLFGLVWISCAMGFIFPHSDFSILGGVIGIETATWLHGLLGKSGSGILIFFLLIAFLIIVYNVSFNWLKTPKGEITPGTDEEESPFSNSGYKKEDKYNTLEFAVKEEDEKSVSENTLKTSQSFPDEDDRDELPSELIEKKTNYPKQNVEFSIENYSEKTGNKDTGKEPPSSEKIHFSVDEPYDPTLELCDYQNPPLELLDEYSNGVIKVQKEELEANKNKIVETLSHYAIGIDKIKATIGPTVTLYEIIPTPGVRISRIKNLEDDIALSLSALGIRIIAPIPGKGTIGIEVPNQHPEIVSMRSILSSEKFVTSKYELPFGIGKTIANEAFVVDLTRLPHILMAGATGQGKSVGLNAIITSLLYKKHPSQLKFVMVDPKKVELTLYSKIERHYLAKLPDSEEAIITDTRQVVRTLNSLGIEMDNRYDLLKDAQVRNIKEYNTKFLARKLNPLHGHRFLPYIVLVIDEFADLIMTSGKEIEVPLTRLAQLARAVGIHLVIATQRPSVNIITGSIKANFPARIAFRVISKIDSRTILDSGGADQLVGRGDMLLSTGSDLIRLQCAFVDTHEVERVTEFIGSQRGYPDAFHLPEYYDEGDEKIEVFDPNQRDELFEDAARLIVQTQQGSTSLLQRKLKLGYNRAGRIIDQLEAAGIVGQFEGSKPREVKISTEFALEQFLKDLYSNNQ